One Archocentrus centrarchus isolate MPI-CPG fArcCen1 chromosome 14, fArcCen1, whole genome shotgun sequence DNA window includes the following coding sequences:
- the kcnj15 gene encoding ATP-sensitive inward rectifier potassium channel 15 gives MANRKTEVQRRIVSKHGHNMVRIDNVEGMVKLYLHDIWTTVVDMKWRYKLTLFASTFVVTWFIFGVIFYFIGMGNGDYEAEMNSTHTPCVMNVETLTGAFLFSLESQTTIGYGFRYISEECPLAIFTLVAQLVITGLAEIFITGTFLAKLARPKKRAETIKFSQVAVICKHQGKLCLMVRVANMRKSLLIQCQITGKLLQPYATEEGEKTQVHQSSVDFSMDSGGECPFLILPLTFYHILDEHSPLAGLTAENLETRTFELLITLNATMESTAATCQRRTSYIPEEILWGYEFKPVLFSTPSGRYVADFNFFDNVQKSSDPAFLSNNTEKLKLERDFREE, from the coding sequence ATGGCTAACAGAAAGACAGAGGTCCAGCGAAGGATCGTGTCCAAACATGGCCACAACATGGTAAGGATCGACAACGTGGAGGGCATGGTCAAGTTGTACCTGCATGACATCTGGACGACTGTGGTGGACATGAAATGGCGCTACAAACTCACCTTATTTGCCTCCACCTTTGTCGTGACCTGGTTCATCTTTGGGGTCATCTTTTATTTCATTGGAATGGGCAACGGAGACtatgaggctgaaatgaatTCCACCCACACACCATGCGTGATGAACGTGGAGACGCTCACTGGtgccttcctcttctctctggaGTCACAGACCACCATCGGTTATGGTTTCCGTTACATCTCCGAAGAGTGTCCTCTGGCCATCTTCACTCTGGTGGCTCAGCTCGTCATCACTGGATTGGCTGAGATCTTCATCACTGGTACCTTCCTGGCCAAACTGGCTCGACCCAAGAAACGAGCAGAAACCATCAAATTCAGCCAGGTTGCGGTGATCTGCAAGCACCAAGGCAAGCTGTGTCTGATGGTGAGAGTGGCCAACATGAGGAAGAGCCTCCTGATCCAGTGCCAGATAACAGGAAAGCTCCTTCAACCCTACGCGACCGAGGAAGGTGAGAAGACACAAGTCCACCAGAGCTCTGTTGATTTCAGCATGGACTCCGGCGGCGAGTGCCCCTTCCTCATCCTCCCGCTCACCTTCTATCACATCCTGGACGAGCACAGCCCGCTGGCTGGACTGACGGCAGAAAACCTTGAAACCCGTACGTTTGAGCTGCTCATCACTCTGAATGCCACCATGGAGTCCACAGCAGCCACGTGTCAGAGACGCACCTCCTACATCCCTGAGGAGATCCTGTGGGGTTACGAGTTCAAGCCAGTGCTGTTCAGCACCCCCAGTGGCCGCTACGTGGCAGACTTCAACTTTTTTGACAATGTGCAAAAGAGCAGTGATCCAGCCTTTCTCAGCAACAACACGGAGAAGCTGAAACTGGAGCGGGACTTCAGGGAGGAGTAG